DNA from Tistrella bauzanensis:
GGCTCGCCGGCGCCGGGGTCGGGGCCGGCGTGGTCGCCACCAATACCAGCTTCATGGGGCCGATCGCCGAGGGGCCGCTGCGGATCGTCACCCGGCCGCTGCGCGTCGGGCGGTCGGTCGGGTTCTGGCAGGTGGATCTGATTCAGGCGGGCGAGGGCGGCGACGTCCTGTGCTGTCAGGCGACCGTCACCACCGGCGCGCGCCGCGATACCGGCGACTTCACCGAGCCACGCTCCGCCATGCCCACGGTGCCGCCGGCGGCCGAGCTGCCGCGCTTCAAGCCGCTGCCCGGCATGCCCGGCTGGTTCAACGCTTATGACATGCGTGTGGTGGATGGCCAGCCGTTTTCGGGCGCCGCCAGCAGCCGGGGCCTGACATGGCTGCGCCATGCGCCTGACACGGATCATGCACCCGATGGCCCCGGCGACTGGCCCGCGGGCCACGAGCCGGCATTCGATGTGGCCGTCATCGCCGGGCTGGCGGATGCTGTGTTTCCGCGGGTGTTTCTGCTCGACCGTCGCCCGCGGCCGGTATCGACCGTTATGCTGTCGACCTATATTCATGCGCGTCCGGAGGTGCTGGCGACCATCGGCGGCGCGCCGGTGCTGGCTGAAGCGGTGGCCCGGCGGGCGCATGACGGCTTTTTCGACCAGCAGGTGACGCTTTGGGATGCGGCCGGCACCGTGCTCGCCACATCTGAACAACTGGTCTGGTACAAGTGATGTTGGCTCGATGACGACGCGTCCCCGCTCCCCATCCGCCCGGGCCCGTGCCGAGATGGAGGCCATGGCGGCAAAGCTGGAAGCCAGCGGCGATTATCGCGTTCTGCGCCGGATCACGCCGCGCGAATGGTTTTCCACCGCCGCCGCCAAGGGCGACTTCCAGCGCCGCAGCGAGGTGCGAACCGGGCTGATCCTGGATGTCGAGACCACCGGCCTCGACCCCAGGACCGATGCGATCATCGAATTGGGTATGATCGCCTTCGAATATGAACCCGGCGGCACGGTGTTCCGGGTCACCGGCAGTTTTTCGGCCTTTCAGGATCCGGGGCGGCCGATCCCGCCCGAGATCACCCGCCTGACCGGCATCACCGACGAGATGGTCGCCGGTCAGTCGATCGAGCCGATCGAGGTTGCGGGCTTCGCCGAGCCGGCATCGGTGGTGATCGCCCATAACGCCGGCTTCGACCGCCGGTTCGTCGAGCGGGTCTGGGATATTTTCCGGATGAAGGCCTGGGCCTGCTCGCAATCGGGCATCGACTGGTCGGGCGAGGGCGTGGAAGGCACCAAGCTCGGCTATCTGCTGGCACAGGCCGGGCTGTTCCATGACGGTCATCGGGCCGCCGAGGATTGCCGGGCCCTGCTGGAGGTTCTGGCCCGGCCGCTGCCGGTTTCGGGCGTCACGGCGCTGGGCAGCCTGCTGGCCGGGGCGCGCCAGGCGAGCATGCGGATCCGCGCCGAAGGCAGCCCCTTCGACATGAAGGACGCCCTGAAGGCCCGCGGCTATCGCTGGAACGACGGCTCCGACGGTCAGCCCAAGGCGTGGTGGCGCGATGTCGCCGAGGCCGATGTCGAGGCCGAGCTGACCTTCCTCCGGCTGGAGATCTATCGACGGGCCGAGCTTGATATCCCTGTGCGGCGGTTGACGGCTTTCGACCGCTACTCCGACCGGGTGTGAGAAGGTGGTGGCGCCGTATCGGCGGATACCGGTGCGATGCAGTTTGCGCCACGTGCTTAACCCTTCATTCAGTTCGCCGTGGCAATATGGTGGAGATCGGGGTGCTCCGGGGACAATGAGGGCGCCATAGATGAGGAGGGGCGATCGCCGATGATCGCGGAACACGACATGCTCGACACCGATCCGGCCGTGGCACCGCGTGACGCCGCGGCTGAGCGCATGCGGCTGGCCCATCTGGATCGTCTGGGCGTGCTCGATACCCCGCCGGATCCGGGGCTCGACCGCATCGTCGACATCGTATCCACCATCTGTGCGGCACCGATCGTTCTGGTGTCGCTGATCGATGCCAGCCGGCAGTGGTTCATGGCCCGCACCGGGCTCGATGCCCGCGAAACCCCACGGGAATGGGCGTTCTGCGACCATGCGCTATGCCAGAAGGGCATTCTGGAAGTCCGCGATCCGGTGGACGACCCCCGGTTCCGCAGCAATCCGCTGGTTACCGGCGCGCCGTTCATCCGCTTCTATGCCGGTGCGCCGATCCGCCTGAACGATGGCACCGCCCTTGGCACGTTGTGCGTGATCGACACCAGCCCCCGGCCCGATGGTCTGACGCCGACCGAATCGCGGCTTCTACTTGCCCATGCAGCGCTGGTTGCCGACCGTCTGCACCTGATGGGCAGTCATGCGCGCCTCAGGCAGCAGATCGACCTGTCGAGCCGCGTTCAGGCGCGTCTGGCCGACATGGTGGCGGTGCCGGGCCAGGCGGTGCCGGAACTGGTTCATGAACTGCGCACACCACTGTGTTCAATCATGGGATACGCGGCATTGATCGCGGTGGACCCGATGGTGCCGGCCGAGGCGCGAAAA
Protein-coding regions in this window:
- a CDS encoding thioesterase family protein, whose protein sequence is MTITDPATQAARADAFRGSLDLELMSGDAGGEQIWSGRTDPLWRNMIGPFGGWIAALLARAAERAAGLWLAGAGVGAGVVATNTSFMGPIAEGPLRIVTRPLRVGRSVGFWQVDLIQAGEGGDVLCCQATVTTGARRDTGDFTEPRSAMPTVPPAAELPRFKPLPGMPGWFNAYDMRVVDGQPFSGAASSRGLTWLRHAPDTDHAPDGPGDWPAGHEPAFDVAVIAGLADAVFPRVFLLDRRPRPVSTVMLSTYIHARPEVLATIGGAPVLAEAVARRAHDGFFDQQVTLWDAAGTVLATSEQLVWYK
- a CDS encoding 3'-5' exonuclease, which translates into the protein MTTRPRSPSARARAEMEAMAAKLEASGDYRVLRRITPREWFSTAAAKGDFQRRSEVRTGLILDVETTGLDPRTDAIIELGMIAFEYEPGGTVFRVTGSFSAFQDPGRPIPPEITRLTGITDEMVAGQSIEPIEVAGFAEPASVVIAHNAGFDRRFVERVWDIFRMKAWACSQSGIDWSGEGVEGTKLGYLLAQAGLFHDGHRAAEDCRALLEVLARPLPVSGVTALGSLLAGARQASMRIRAEGSPFDMKDALKARGYRWNDGSDGQPKAWWRDVAEADVEAELTFLRLEIYRRAELDIPVRRLTAFDRYSDRV
- a CDS encoding GAF domain-containing sensor histidine kinase, whose translation is MIAEHDMLDTDPAVAPRDAAAERMRLAHLDRLGVLDTPPDPGLDRIVDIVSTICAAPIVLVSLIDASRQWFMARTGLDARETPREWAFCDHALCQKGILEVRDPVDDPRFRSNPLVTGAPFIRFYAGAPIRLNDGTALGTLCVIDTSPRPDGLTPTESRLLLAHAALVADRLHLMGSHARLRQQIDLSSRVQARLADMVAVPGQAVPELVHELRTPLCSIMGYAALIAVDPMVPAEARKWAGTIDEGGRWMLKLVNTLLDTPSAGRRGDAAALGATDLREPLDAALRLVHGLGLDAGLRLDVRMGAAPLPVRADPATVQQIAVNLLANAIKYTPSGGTVWLDLLSEPAGTAGFSISDDGPGVAPERMQGGHGVLAHDLEDPRQSPGSPGAEMAQKGGSSGMGLRISRRLAEGQGGSLSIVNRPSPGIGFMVRVTLPGA